A genome region from Clostridium pasteurianum includes the following:
- a CDS encoding lysophospholipid acyltransferase family protein — protein sequence MRWIFLYIYFVFYMIKTLFFKIKLNHIKKIKSEKEYEEAVHNVVFKWSKHILKVIGIKVNVKGLENIPEGTCVFISNHQSNLDFLAIMGIIDKQIGFIAKREILKIKIVSGWMKMMHCVFIDRNDIRKSLMAINEGVENLDKGYSMAIFPEGTRSKSSNMGEFKKGSLKLATKANAVVVPIAIDGAYKLFEDVGGKIRSGVINMSILEPIDIKELDRSEKSKLSDILHDKIYKEVQKIKS from the coding sequence ATGCGTTGGATTTTTTTATACATATATTTTGTGTTTTATATGATTAAAACTTTATTTTTTAAAATAAAACTTAATCATATAAAGAAAATTAAAAGTGAAAAAGAATATGAAGAAGCAGTTCATAATGTAGTTTTTAAGTGGTCTAAGCATATTCTTAAGGTTATTGGGATTAAAGTGAACGTAAAAGGATTAGAGAATATACCTGAAGGTACATGCGTATTTATTTCAAATCATCAAAGTAATCTCGATTTTTTGGCTATAATGGGAATTATTGATAAGCAAATTGGTTTTATAGCTAAGAGGGAAATCTTAAAAATAAAAATTGTAAGTGGTTGGATGAAAATGATGCATTGTGTATTTATAGATAGAAATGATATACGTAAATCGCTTATGGCTATAAATGAAGGTGTGGAAAATTTAGATAAGGGATATTCTATGGCAATATTTCCAGAAGGTACAAGAAGCAAAAGTAGCAATATGGGAGAATTTAAAAAAGGAAGTTTAAAATTGGCTACTAAAGCGAATGCTGTAGTTGTTCCAATCGCAATTGATGGTGCATATAAACTTTTTGAGGATGTGGGTGGTAAGATTAGATCTGGAGTTATAAATATGTCCATATTGGAACCTATAGATATTAAGGAGCTTGATAGAAGTGAGAAATCTAAATTGTCAGATATTCTTCATGACAAAATTTACAAAGAAGTTCAGAAAATTAAAAGCTAG
- a CDS encoding 2-isopropylmalate synthase: MEELKLKDVDKANLYRDIFPYHDVPQIKFDGSDIKVDIPDDIWITDTTFRDGQQSMTPFTVEQIINIFDYLHKLDNNTGVIRQTEFFLYTNRDREALIECMNRGYKFPQITTWIRANKNDFKLVKDTGVEETGILMSCSDYHIFKKLKMNRRQTYEMYIEIVEEALSNGIIPRCHLEDITRADFFGFVVPLVNKLMELSKQYGIQVKIRACDTLGLGVSFPGVELPRSVPAIISGLRKYCNVPAESLEWHGHNDFYNVVPNAAAAWLYGCSAVNTTLLGIGERTGNCPLEGMVFQYCQLKGNPGMNLHVITEIAKYFEDEMKYEIPPRTPFVGTDFNVTRAGIHADGILKDEEIYNIFDTEKILDRPVLVAVNEYSGLAGIAAWINTYFKLKNGNEVDKRDDRVAEIKKWVDNQYESGRTTPITNKELELEVKRYFEELINMENTRVS, from the coding sequence ATGGAAGAGTTGAAGTTGAAGGATGTTGACAAAGCTAATTTGTATAGAGATATCTTTCCATATCATGATGTTCCACAAATTAAGTTTGATGGTAGTGACATTAAAGTAGATATACCAGATGATATATGGATAACAGATACAACTTTTAGAGATGGTCAGCAGTCTATGACTCCTTTTACAGTTGAACAAATAATTAATATCTTTGATTATTTGCATAAATTAGATAATAATACAGGTGTTATAAGACAAACTGAATTTTTCTTGTATACAAATAGGGATAGAGAAGCCTTAATTGAATGTATGAATAGAGGTTATAAATTTCCACAGATAACTACATGGATAAGGGCAAATAAAAATGACTTTAAGCTTGTAAAAGATACAGGAGTAGAGGAAACTGGAATTTTGATGTCATGTTCAGATTATCATATTTTTAAGAAGCTAAAAATGAATAGAAGACAAACCTACGAAATGTATATAGAAATAGTTGAGGAGGCTCTTTCAAATGGCATAATTCCTAGATGCCATCTTGAAGATATTACTAGAGCTGATTTCTTTGGATTTGTGGTTCCGCTTGTGAATAAACTTATGGAGCTTTCAAAACAATATGGAATACAAGTAAAGATAAGAGCTTGTGACACATTGGGGTTAGGAGTTTCATTCCCTGGTGTTGAACTTCCTAGAAGTGTGCCAGCAATAATAAGTGGACTTAGAAAGTATTGTAATGTACCAGCAGAATCCCTTGAATGGCATGGCCACAATGATTTTTATAATGTTGTTCCAAATGCTGCAGCTGCATGGTTATATGGATGTTCAGCTGTAAATACAACATTACTTGGTATAGGCGAGAGAACAGGAAATTGTCCACTTGAGGGTATGGTATTTCAGTATTGTCAGTTAAAAGGTAATCCAGGAATGAATCTTCATGTTATAACGGAAATAGCAAAATATTTTGAAGATGAAATGAAATATGAAATACCACCGAGAACACCTTTTGTTGGAACTGATTTTAATGTTACTAGAGCAGGTATACATGCAGATGGTATATTAAAGGATGAAGAAATTTACAATATATTTGATACAGAGAAAATTCTTGATAGGCCTGTACTTGTTGCTGTTAATGAATATTCGGGATTAGCAGGGATAGCAGCATGGATTAATACCTACTTTAAACTTAAAAATGGAAATGAAGTAGATAAAAGAGACGATAGAGTTGCAGAAATTAAAAAATGGGTGGATAATCAGTATGAAAGTGGAAGAACTACACCTATAACAAATAAAGAACTTGAACTTGAAGTTAAGAGATATTTTGAAGAATTAATTAACATGGAAAATACAAGAGTTAGTTAA
- a CDS encoding undecaprenyl-diphosphate phosphatase: MYTNLIFIFKTVLEGIIEGITEFLPVSSTGHMIILGSIIGFKDGTKPAALYSAEYIHMFEVIIQLGAILAIVVLYWKKISSALKPSNLFPSMKEHESSGVGIIGEFFTKGYRTMPGFKFWANIVIACIPAIVIGLPFQKKIDKVLFYPLPVAAALLIGAVWMIYAENKYRRKAKIRNVDDITLKQAFIVGCFQCLALWPGMSRSASTIIGAWIVGLSTVAGAEFSFFLAIPMMFGASLLFLIKNTLVLSNIQIIGLAVGFVVAFVVALIVVDKFINFLKKRPMRIFAVYRLVLGVTVLILGFTKVIS, encoded by the coding sequence ATGTATACAAACTTAATCTTTATATTTAAAACAGTTCTGGAAGGAATTATTGAAGGAATTACAGAATTTTTACCAGTATCTTCAACAGGTCATATGATAATTTTAGGAAGTATAATAGGTTTCAAGGATGGTACAAAACCTGCAGCTTTATATAGTGCAGAATATATACATATGTTTGAAGTAATAATACAACTTGGAGCGATACTTGCAATTGTAGTTCTATATTGGAAAAAAATATCATCTGCCCTTAAACCGTCAAATTTATTTCCGTCTATGAAAGAGCATGAGAGTTCAGGGGTAGGAATAATTGGTGAATTTTTCACTAAAGGTTACAGGACAATGCCTGGATTTAAATTTTGGGCAAATATAGTAATTGCATGTATACCAGCTATAGTAATTGGATTGCCTTTTCAAAAGAAAATTGATAAAGTACTGTTTTATCCTCTTCCAGTAGCAGCAGCCCTTTTGATTGGAGCTGTGTGGATGATTTATGCAGAAAATAAGTATAGAAGGAAAGCTAAAATTAGAAATGTAGACGACATAACTTTAAAACAGGCATTTATAGTTGGATGCTTTCAATGTCTTGCATTGTGGCCAGGAATGTCAAGATCGGCTTCTACAATAATAGGTGCATGGATAGTTGGTTTGTCAACAGTTGCTGGTGCAGAATTTTCATTTTTTTTGGCAATTCCAATGATGTTTGGAGCTTCGCTACTATTTTTAATAAAGAATACTTTAGTGCTTTCAAATATTCAGATAATAGGACTAGCAGTAGGATTTGTAGTTGCTTTTGTAGTTGCATTAATAGTTGTAGATAAATTTATAAATTTCCTTAAAAAGCGACCAATGCGAATATTTGCAGTTTATAGGTTAGTTCTTGGAGTAACAGTTTTAATACTTGGTTTTACAAAAGTAATAAGTTAA
- a CDS encoding type 1 glutamine amidotransferase, with protein sequence MELNICHLYPDLLNVYGDIGNVRILKYRAEKRGIKVNVFNISLKDTFDADNYDITFFGGGQDYEQSIVSDDIIDTKKEAISKYINDNKVFLAICGGYQLLGKYYTTPEGEKLPGVDILNIFTEPGNKRFIGNTIIKNEDFNETYVGFENHSGRTYINDLKPLGKVIAGYGNNGQDGYEGCIYKNTYCTYFHGSLLSKNPELADRFIKTALEAKYKTKITLDPIDDSLELKAKEFIVNREQKKG encoded by the coding sequence TTGGAATTAAACATATGTCACTTATATCCCGATTTACTTAATGTTTACGGTGATATTGGAAATGTACGTATACTAAAATATAGAGCTGAAAAAAGAGGCATAAAAGTCAATGTATTTAATATATCTCTAAAGGATACCTTTGATGCCGACAATTATGATATTACCTTCTTCGGCGGCGGTCAAGACTACGAACAATCAATAGTTTCAGATGATATCATTGATACAAAAAAAGAAGCGATAAGTAAATACATCAATGATAATAAAGTATTCTTAGCAATTTGTGGTGGTTATCAACTCCTAGGAAAATATTACACTACACCTGAAGGTGAAAAACTTCCCGGTGTAGATATATTAAATATATTTACAGAACCCGGAAACAAAAGATTCATAGGAAATACAATTATAAAAAATGAAGATTTCAATGAGACTTATGTTGGCTTTGAAAATCACTCCGGCAGAACATATATAAATGACTTAAAACCTTTAGGCAAAGTAATTGCTGGTTATGGAAACAACGGACAGGACGGTTATGAAGGCTGCATTTATAAAAATACCTATTGTACATATTTTCACGGTTCACTTCTTTCTAAGAATCCTGAACTTGCAGATAGATTTATAAAAACGGCCCTTGAAGCAAAATACAAAACTAAAATAACTTTAGATCCTATAGATGATTCTCTAGAGCTCAAAGCAAAAGAATTCATAGTTAATCGTGAACAAAAAAAGGGATAA
- a CDS encoding argininosuccinate synthase: MKEKVVLAYSGGLDTSVTIPWLKDNYDVDVIAVCVNVGQEDDMEKVKEKAVESGAAKIYVEDVKKEFVTDYLYNAIKWNAKYEGEYLLGTSFARPLIAKKLVEVAHKEGAKYICHGCTGKGNDQVRFETAIAAMDPYIQIIAPWRLWDIDSREAEIDYAKSKGVKVTATKEKIYSEDWNLWHISHEGGDLEDPKNEHKTDMYKCVVPPEKAKDQDTYVSIYFEKGVPTKINGEELDPVQLIEKANKIAGDNGIGIADLVENRLVGMKSRGVYETPGGTLLYEAHTQLEHLTIDKDAYHYKQVLALKYAELVYDGLWFTTTREALDAFVNTVEENVTGTVKLKLYKGNMKVAGVESKYALYDQGISSFGASDLYSHKDAQGFINLFSLPSKIKAMKKLEKK; the protein is encoded by the coding sequence ATGAAAGAGAAAGTAGTTTTAGCTTATTCAGGTGGTCTTGATACTTCAGTAACAATTCCATGGCTTAAAGATAATTATGATGTTGATGTAATAGCTGTATGTGTCAACGTTGGTCAAGAAGATGATATGGAGAAAGTTAAGGAAAAGGCAGTAGAGAGTGGAGCAGCAAAAATATATGTTGAAGATGTTAAAAAAGAATTTGTAACAGATTATTTATATAATGCTATAAAGTGGAACGCAAAATATGAAGGAGAATATCTTCTTGGAACATCATTTGCTAGACCATTAATTGCAAAAAAATTAGTTGAGGTTGCACATAAAGAAGGTGCTAAATATATATGTCACGGATGTACAGGAAAAGGAAATGATCAGGTTCGTTTTGAAACTGCAATTGCAGCAATGGATCCATACATTCAAATAATTGCCCCATGGAGACTCTGGGATATAGATTCAAGAGAAGCAGAAATAGATTATGCAAAGTCAAAGGGAGTAAAGGTTACTGCGACTAAGGAAAAGATTTATTCGGAAGATTGGAATTTATGGCATATAAGTCATGAAGGTGGAGATCTTGAAGATCCTAAGAATGAGCATAAGACAGATATGTATAAGTGTGTTGTACCTCCTGAAAAGGCAAAGGATCAAGATACTTATGTAAGTATATATTTTGAAAAGGGAGTGCCAACTAAGATTAACGGAGAAGAGCTAGATCCTGTTCAGTTAATTGAAAAAGCAAATAAAATAGCAGGCGACAATGGTATAGGAATTGCAGATCTTGTTGAAAACAGACTTGTTGGTATGAAATCAAGAGGAGTTTATGAGACACCAGGTGGAACACTTCTTTATGAAGCTCATACTCAGCTTGAACATTTAACTATAGATAAAGATGCATATCATTACAAACAAGTATTGGCACTTAAATATGCAGAGCTTGTATATGATGGATTATGGTTTACTACAACAAGAGAAGCATTAGATGCTTTTGTTAACACTGTTGAGGAGAATGTAACTGGTACAGTAAAACTTAAATTATACAAAGGAAATATGAAAGTTGCAGGGGTAGAATCAAAATATGCACTTTATGATCAAGGTATATCATCTTTTGGGGCAAGTGATTTATACAGTCATAAAGATGCACAAGGATTTATAAATTTATTCAGCCTTCCAAGTAAAATTAAAGCTATGAAGAAGTTGGAGAAAAAGTAA
- a CDS encoding isocitrate/isopropylmalate dehydrogenase family protein, translating to MKKDHNITLIPGDGIGPEVTGAAKKVIEAAGVNINWDVVEAGANVMDEYGTPLPQYVLDSIKKNKIALKGPITTPVGSGFRSVNVALRQAFNLYANVRPIKTYEGIPTRYKDVDLIIVRENTEDLYAGIEHKIGDYAAESIKIITREASERIADFAFKMAVNQNRKKVTAVHKANIMKYSDGLFLSCARKIAEKYKNIEFEDVIVDAMSMKLVQNPEKYDVLVMPNLYGDILSDMAAGLVGGLGVAPGANIGRDISIFESIHGSAPDIAGKNIANPTAAILSGVMMLRYIDEGEAADKIDNAIRKVLKDGTKVTCDLGGNIGTKEFTDEVIKNL from the coding sequence ATGAAAAAAGATCACAACATAACACTTATTCCTGGAGATGGAATAGGACCAGAAGTAACAGGTGCTGCTAAAAAAGTAATAGAAGCAGCTGGAGTTAATATAAATTGGGATGTAGTTGAAGCTGGAGCAAATGTAATGGATGAGTATGGTACACCTCTTCCACAGTATGTATTAGATAGTATAAAGAAAAATAAAATAGCGCTTAAAGGACCTATAACAACTCCTGTTGGAAGTGGATTTAGAAGTGTAAATGTTGCTTTAAGGCAGGCATTTAATCTATATGCAAATGTAAGACCTATAAAAACTTATGAAGGTATACCTACAAGATATAAGGATGTAGATTTGATTATAGTTCGTGAGAATACAGAAGATTTATATGCAGGAATTGAACATAAAATAGGAGATTATGCAGCTGAAAGCATAAAGATAATAACAAGAGAAGCAAGTGAGAGAATTGCGGATTTTGCATTTAAGATGGCAGTAAATCAAAATAGAAAGAAAGTTACAGCCGTGCATAAAGCCAATATAATGAAATATTCAGATGGACTATTTTTAAGCTGTGCTAGAAAGATTGCAGAAAAGTATAAAAACATAGAATTTGAAGATGTAATTGTGGATGCTATGAGCATGAAGCTAGTACAAAATCCTGAAAAATATGATGTGCTTGTAATGCCAAATCTTTATGGAGATATATTGTCAGATATGGCAGCAGGCCTTGTTGGAGGACTTGGAGTTGCACCGGGAGCAAATATAGGACGCGATATTTCAATATTTGAGTCAATTCACGGTTCAGCGCCAGATATAGCTGGTAAAAACATAGCAAATCCAACAGCTGCAATATTGTCTGGGGTAATGATGCTTAGATATATAGATGAGGGAGAAGCAGCAGACAAAATAGATAATGCTATCAGGAAAGTTTTAAAGGATGGCACAAAGGTTACTTGTGATTTAGGTGGAAATATAGGAACGAAAGAATTTACAGATGAAGTAATAAAAAATTTATAA
- the argH gene encoding argininosuccinate lyase — MKLWGGRFRESESKLMEAFNASLSFDKKLYEEDITGSIAHVKMLNKCNIINNEEYEQILRGLKSIEEDIESGKLKIEGDYEDIHSFVESNLIEKIGAVGKKLHTARSRNDQVALDMKMYVKKSSFVIIEYIDKLLNTLKDKGNKNHFIMPGYTHMQRAQVVTFTHHMMAYYSMFKRDKKRIENAISNLNESPLGCCALAGTTYDTDMEFTAKELGFDKPVDNFLDGVSDRDYILEVLSDFSICMMHLSRLSEELIMWSTKEFDFVAMDDKFSTGSSIMPQKKNPDAAELIRGKTGRVYGSLIAMFTIMKGIPLAYNKDMQEDKEQFFDAFDTLKMCLAVMEGMISTMKVKKDKMRNAVKGGFLNATDVADYLVTKGIAFRDAHKISGEIVIYCENNKKSIEDLSQDEFKKFSDLFDNDIYDAINCDKVIRKGNKKIM; from the coding sequence ATGAAGCTTTGGGGTGGAAGATTTAGAGAAAGTGAAAGTAAGCTTATGGAGGCATTTAACGCTTCTTTAAGCTTTGACAAAAAATTATATGAAGAAGATATAACTGGAAGTATTGCTCATGTAAAAATGCTGAATAAATGCAACATAATAAATAATGAAGAGTATGAACAAATATTAAGGGGACTTAAATCTATAGAAGAAGATATAGAAAGTGGAAAACTGAAAATAGAAGGTGACTATGAAGATATACACAGTTTTGTGGAATCCAACCTTATAGAGAAAATTGGGGCGGTTGGAAAGAAACTTCATACAGCTAGAAGTAGAAATGACCAGGTTGCCCTGGATATGAAAATGTATGTTAAAAAAAGTTCATTTGTCATTATAGAGTACATAGATAAATTATTAAATACTTTAAAGGACAAAGGAAATAAAAACCACTTTATAATGCCAGGATACACTCATATGCAAAGAGCACAGGTTGTTACATTTACCCATCATATGATGGCATATTACAGCATGTTCAAGAGGGATAAGAAGAGAATAGAAAATGCTATTTCAAATTTGAACGAAAGTCCACTTGGATGCTGCGCTTTAGCAGGAACAACTTATGATACAGATATGGAGTTTACAGCTAAAGAACTTGGTTTTGATAAACCTGTAGATAATTTTTTGGATGGAGTAAGTGACAGGGATTATATACTAGAGGTATTGTCGGATTTTTCAATATGCATGATGCATTTAAGTAGGCTTAGTGAAGAGCTAATTATGTGGAGTACTAAAGAATTTGATTTTGTGGCTATGGATGACAAGTTCTCTACAGGAAGCAGTATAATGCCTCAAAAGAAAAATCCAGATGCAGCAGAACTCATACGTGGAAAAACTGGTAGGGTATATGGAAGCTTAATAGCTATGTTTACAATCATGAAAGGAATTCCATTAGCATATAATAAAGATATGCAGGAGGATAAGGAACAATTTTTTGATGCTTTTGATACTCTTAAAATGTGTCTTGCTGTAATGGAAGGTATGATTTCTACCATGAAGGTTAAAAAGGACAAAATGAGAAATGCAGTAAAAGGTGGATTTTTAAATGCTACAGATGTGGCTGATTATTTAGTTACTAAGGGTATAGCCTTTAGAGATGCACATAAAATATCAGGTGAAATTGTAATATACTGCGAAAATAACAAAAAAAGTATAGAAGATTTAAGCCAAGACGAATTTAAAAAGTTTAGTGATTTATTTGATAATGATATTTATGACGCTATAAATTGTGATAAAGTTATACGAAAAGGAAACAAAAAAATAATGTAA
- a CDS encoding Mur ligase family protein → MFKINIRSFFSIIISKTIINISSKLFKGGTNFPGRVALKLDKDILSTVTKNYNIIFITGTNGKTTTTNLIYSIIKASGKKVITNNTGANLKPGITSCFIKNFKFYDSEEKYAVIEIDEANLKFLTEYTKPKAIIITNLFRDQLDRYGEVYTTLLKIMDGVKKVPNSTLILNGDESLLGNLDVPNKKLYYGFNCPVNSENKISVNADAKFCINCKHPYEYEFITYNHLGKFFCSNCGYKRPELNYYISSIKGLDPSGSSISINGSDFYLNQPGVYNIYNALCAYSAAKFLNVDDKIIFEALKNSKSSFGRQESININGKDVKIILVKNPAGYDEAIKTISLDKREISLSILLNDNYADGRDVSWIWDVNFEKLSTLNVNKVLVSGIRLYDMAVRLKVAGLDNNKFELKNNFEELLSGMENCGGEIIYVLATYTAMIDLRKFLYSKGFIKKLW, encoded by the coding sequence GTGTTCAAAATTAATATAAGAAGTTTTTTTAGCATAATTATTTCAAAAACAATAATAAATATATCTAGCAAACTTTTCAAGGGAGGAACGAATTTTCCAGGTAGAGTTGCTTTAAAACTAGATAAAGACATTCTCTCTACTGTGACCAAAAACTACAATATAATCTTTATAACAGGAACTAATGGCAAAACAACTACTACAAATTTAATTTACAGCATAATAAAAGCCAGTGGTAAAAAAGTCATAACTAATAACACTGGAGCAAATTTGAAACCTGGAATAACTTCATGCTTCATAAAAAATTTTAAATTTTATGATTCTGAAGAAAAGTATGCAGTTATTGAAATAGATGAAGCTAACTTAAAATTTTTGACCGAATATACAAAGCCAAAAGCCATAATTATAACTAATTTATTTAGGGATCAACTCGATAGATATGGTGAAGTTTACACAACACTTTTAAAAATAATGGATGGAGTTAAAAAAGTTCCTAATTCTACCCTTATATTGAATGGTGATGAATCCTTACTTGGAAACTTAGATGTCCCTAACAAAAAATTGTATTATGGTTTCAATTGCCCTGTTAATTCAGAAAATAAAATAAGTGTAAATGCAGATGCAAAGTTCTGTATAAACTGCAAACATCCCTATGAATATGAGTTTATAACTTATAATCACTTAGGAAAATTCTTCTGCAGTAACTGCGGCTACAAGAGACCCGAATTAAATTATTACATAAGTAGTATAAAAGGACTTGATCCATCTGGTTCTTCTATTTCTATAAATGGCTCTGACTTTTATTTAAATCAACCTGGAGTGTATAATATCTACAATGCTCTTTGTGCATATTCAGCAGCAAAATTCTTAAATGTAGATGACAAAATAATATTTGAAGCTCTAAAAAATTCTAAAAGCAGCTTCGGAAGACAGGAATCCATAAATATAAATGGAAAAGATGTAAAAATAATTTTAGTAAAAAATCCAGCTGGTTACGATGAAGCAATTAAGACCATATCTCTTGACAAACGTGAAATAAGTTTATCGATCTTACTAAACGATAATTACGCTGACGGACGTGACGTTTCGTGGATATGGGATGTTAACTTTGAAAAACTAAGTACTTTAAATGTTAACAAAGTTTTAGTTTCAGGTATAAGATTATATGACATGGCAGTACGTCTAAAGGTAGCAGGCTTAGATAATAATAAATTTGAACTAAAAAACAATTTTGAAGAGCTTCTTTCAGGAATGGAAAACTGTGGTGGAGAGATCATATATGTGTTAGCTACATATACAGCAATGATAGACCTTAGAAAATTCCTTTATTCAAAAGGCTTTATTAAAAAACTTTGGTAA
- a CDS encoding aconitate hydratase, with protein sequence MGLTLTEKILKNHLVSGEMKKGSEIGIRIDNTLTQDSTGTMAYLQFEALGIGKVKTKRSVAYIDHNILQTGPENADDHLYIQTVAKKHGIYFSKPGNGICHQVNLERFDVPGETLIGSDSHTPTAGGMGMLAIGAGGLDVAVAMGGGEYYIINPNVVKVNLKGKLRPMVSAKDIILDVLRQVTVKGGVGKVFEYCGDGVKYLSIPERATICNMGAELGATTSIFPSDETTKAFLKAQGRESDYKEFGPDEDAVYAEEVTVDLDNLEPLVACPHSPDKVKKVSEIKGLKVNQIAIGSCTNSSFVDMMKVAEILKGKTINEKVSLVIAPGSKQVLTMLAENGALASLVSSGARILECACGPCIGMGQAPCTNAVSLRTFNRNFEGRSGTVSAQIYLLSPETAAVSALTGYLTDPTTFEADVQKIKVPDSFLINDNLIVSPAENPEDVEIVRGPNIKPFPKAKPLTNKLSGKALIKVEDNITTDHIMPSNAKLLPFRSNIPHLADYCLTPCDKDFPKNAKENNGGFIVGGSNYGQGSSREHAALAPLYLGIKGVFAKSFARIHKANLINNGILPLVFADEADYDKIDKNDEIEINDVINQVKNGVVYIKNVSKSEKYKMILDIPERQKDMLICGGKLNQMNSRK encoded by the coding sequence ATGGGATTAACATTAACAGAAAAAATATTAAAGAATCATTTAGTATCTGGTGAAATGAAAAAGGGCAGTGAAATAGGAATAAGAATAGATAATACACTTACGCAGGATTCAACAGGTACAATGGCTTATTTGCAGTTTGAAGCCTTGGGAATAGGAAAGGTCAAAACTAAAAGATCTGTTGCATATATAGATCATAATATACTTCAAACAGGTCCTGAAAATGCAGATGATCATTTGTATATTCAAACGGTGGCAAAAAAGCATGGAATATATTTTTCAAAGCCAGGTAATGGAATATGTCATCAGGTTAATCTTGAGAGATTTGATGTTCCAGGGGAAACTTTAATCGGTTCTGACAGCCATACCCCAACAGCTGGAGGAATGGGAATGCTTGCAATAGGTGCAGGTGGTCTTGATGTTGCTGTTGCTATGGGTGGTGGAGAATACTATATAATAAACCCAAATGTAGTTAAAGTTAACTTAAAAGGTAAACTTAGGCCGATGGTTTCGGCTAAAGATATAATTTTGGATGTTTTGAGACAGGTTACTGTAAAAGGTGGAGTAGGAAAGGTATTTGAATACTGTGGTGATGGAGTTAAATATCTTTCTATTCCTGAAAGAGCAACTATTTGTAATATGGGAGCTGAACTTGGAGCTACAACTTCAATTTTCCCAAGTGATGAAACTACAAAAGCTTTCTTAAAGGCACAGGGAAGAGAAAGTGATTATAAAGAATTTGGTCCAGACGAGGATGCAGTTTATGCAGAAGAGGTTACAGTTGATTTAGATAATCTTGAACCATTAGTAGCTTGTCCTCATAGTCCGGATAAGGTAAAAAAAGTTTCTGAAATTAAAGGACTTAAAGTAAATCAGATTGCTATAGGAAGCTGCACTAATTCTTCTTTTGTTGATATGATGAAGGTTGCTGAAATTTTAAAAGGAAAAACAATCAATGAAAAAGTATCTTTAGTTATAGCACCTGGATCTAAGCAGGTTTTAACTATGCTTGCTGAAAATGGAGCTCTTGCAAGTCTTGTTTCGTCAGGAGCGAGAATACTTGAATGTGCTTGTGGTCCATGTATAGGAATGGGTCAGGCACCTTGTACAAATGCAGTTTCGCTTAGAACTTTTAATAGAAATTTTGAGGGAAGATCAGGAACAGTTTCAGCTCAGATTTATCTTTTAAGTCCTGAAACGGCTGCTGTGTCTGCGTTAACAGGGTACTTAACAGATCCTACAACTTTTGAGGCAGATGTTCAGAAGATAAAGGTTCCAGATAGCTTCCTAATTAATGATAATTTAATAGTAAGTCCAGCCGAAAATCCGGAAGACGTTGAAATAGTTAGAGGACCTAATATAAAGCCTTTTCCTAAAGCAAAACCATTAACTAATAAGCTTTCTGGAAAAGCACTTATAAAGGTTGAAGACAATATAACTACGGATCATATTATGCCTTCTAATGCTAAGCTTTTGCCATTTAGATCTAATATTCCTCATTTAGCAGATTATTGCTTAACACCATGTGATAAGGATTTTCCTAAGAATGCTAAAGAAAATAATGGTGGATTCATAGTTGGAGGTTCAAATTATGGTCAGGGTTCAAGTAGAGAACATGCAGCACTTGCACCATTATATCTTGGAATAAAGGGAGTATTTGCTAAATCATTTGCTAGAATACACAAGGCAAATCTTATTAACAATGGTATTTTGCCACTTGTATTTGCTGATGAAGCTGATTATGATAAAATAGATAAAAATGATGAAATTGAAATAAATGATGTTATAAATCAAGTTAAAAACGGTGTGGTTTATATTAAAAATGTATCTAAAAGTGAGAAATATAAGATGATTCTTGATATACCAGAAAGACAAAAAGATATGCTTATATGCGGCGGAAAGTTAAATCAGATGAATAGTAGAAAATAA